A stretch of the Sphingosinithalassobacter tenebrarum genome encodes the following:
- a CDS encoding SMP-30/gluconolactonase/LRE family protein encodes MGRRGLALMEASHLLSVGAELGEGPVWIGDALWFVDIKRLHLYRHRPESGTTDRWDAPEMVGWVLPSHRGDMIVGLQSGPHRFAPDTGSFTRIATIDADLPDNRLNDAAVDARGSIFFGTMDNEETRPNGCVYLLDHGAVRKTVLDATIITNGPAVAPDCSHLFHVDTLARTITRHAIAGDGTLGPGDPFLAFSGDEGHPDGAICDSEGGVWIGFYGGWAARRYAPDGTMTDEVRFPVANVTKVALGGPDGRTAYATTARQGLDAAALEAQSLAGDVFTFPVAVAAAPLVPANS; translated from the coding sequence TTGGGTCGACGCGGGCTGGCGCTGATGGAGGCGAGCCATCTCCTTTCGGTCGGCGCCGAGCTGGGCGAAGGTCCGGTGTGGATCGGCGACGCGCTGTGGTTCGTCGATATCAAGCGGCTGCACCTCTATCGCCACCGCCCGGAGAGCGGCACAACCGATCGCTGGGACGCTCCCGAAATGGTCGGGTGGGTCCTGCCCTCGCATCGCGGCGACATGATCGTCGGGCTGCAATCGGGTCCGCATCGCTTCGCGCCCGACACCGGCAGCTTCACGCGCATCGCGACGATCGATGCCGACTTGCCCGACAACCGGCTCAACGATGCCGCGGTCGACGCACGGGGAAGCATCTTCTTCGGCACGATGGACAATGAAGAGACGCGGCCCAATGGCTGCGTCTATCTGCTCGATCACGGCGCTGTGCGAAAAACCGTGCTCGATGCGACGATCATCACCAACGGCCCCGCCGTGGCACCCGATTGCAGCCATCTTTTCCATGTCGACACGCTCGCGCGGACGATCACGCGCCATGCGATCGCAGGCGATGGGACGCTTGGTCCCGGCGATCCGTTCCTGGCCTTCAGCGGCGACGAGGGCCATCCCGACGGCGCGATCTGCGACAGCGAAGGCGGCGTCTGGATCGGCTTTTACGGCGGCTGGGCCGCGCGGCGCTATGCGCCCGACGGCACGATGACGGATGAAGTCCGGTTTCCCGTCGCCAATGTCACCAAGGTAGCACTTGGCGGCCCCGATGGGCGCACCGCCTATGCCACAACCGCGCGGCAGGGGCTCGACGCCGCCGCGCTCGAGGCCCAGTCGCTGGCCGGGGACGTTTTCACATTTCCGGTGGCCGTTGCGGCAGCGCCGCTGGTACCAGCAAACAGCTAA
- a CDS encoding SDR family NAD(P)-dependent oxidoreductase has product MLHRSIRAGERARYPSLESKRVIVTGGASGIGAGMVEAFVDQGARVSFLDIRDADGDRLAETLGQGAKHTPLYRHCDLTDLGGVSRTLLEVMEAMGGVDVLVNNAASDDRHSVPDVTPEYWEERMNVNLRHQFFAAQAVLPAMRDAGSGVILNLGSISWHLGLPDLVLYQTAKAAIEGMTRGLAREVGRDGVRVNAIVPGNVQTPRQERWYTPEEGQKIVDAQCLDGRIQPADVAALALFLASDDARMCTGHEYWVDAGWR; this is encoded by the coding sequence GTGCTGCATCGCTCCATCCGCGCCGGAGAGCGCGCCCGCTATCCGAGCCTCGAGAGCAAACGCGTGATCGTGACGGGCGGCGCATCGGGCATCGGCGCCGGGATGGTCGAGGCTTTCGTCGACCAGGGTGCGCGCGTATCGTTTCTTGACATTCGCGACGCGGATGGCGACCGGCTCGCCGAAACGCTTGGCCAGGGCGCGAAGCACACGCCGCTCTATCGCCATTGCGACCTGACCGATCTCGGCGGTGTTTCGCGCACGCTGCTCGAGGTGATGGAAGCGATGGGCGGAGTCGACGTGCTGGTGAACAATGCCGCCAGCGACGATCGTCACAGCGTTCCCGACGTCACTCCCGAATATTGGGAAGAACGGATGAACGTGAACCTGCGCCACCAGTTCTTCGCCGCGCAGGCCGTGCTTCCCGCGATGCGCGACGCCGGTAGCGGCGTGATCCTCAATCTGGGCTCGATCAGCTGGCATCTCGGCCTGCCCGATCTGGTCCTTTATCAGACCGCGAAAGCGGCGATCGAGGGCATGACGCGCGGGCTGGCGCGCGAAGTCGGGCGCGACGGCGTTCGCGTGAACGCGATCGTGCCGGGCAATGTCCAGACTCCGCGGCAGGAACGCTGGTATACCCCCGAGGAAGGCCAGAAGATCGTCGACGCGCAATGCCTCGATGGCCGTATCCAGCCCGCCGACGTCGCTGCGCTGGCACTGTTCCTCGCGTCGGACGATGCACGCATGTGCACCGGGCACGAATATTGGGTCGACGCGGGCTGGCGCTGA
- a CDS encoding fumarylacetoacetate hydrolase family protein translates to MTARGHSWLEHLPADWRQGCFVGRIATDAGPSPIMLRGGRAYDMSSVRPTVSMLIADRAFDGGVDIGDPAAIADDALLSPVDLHVIKAAGVTFAVSAIERVIEEQARGDHARAAEVRKRLESALGGNLRSVVPGSPQAAQLKEALIADGMWSQYMEVAIGPDAEIFTKSPVLSTVGWGASIGIRSDSTWNNPEPEIVLIADSAGEAVGACLGNDVNLRDFEGRSALLLSKAKDNNASCSMGPMIRLFDDGYSLDDVRAADVALTIEGTDGFVLEGASNMREISRDPAELLRQACSEHHYPDGFVLFCGTLFAPTQDRDEPDRGFTHKIGDTVTIASERLGTLVNPVTTSRDAPAWRFGIADLFRNLAARGLIAS, encoded by the coding sequence ATGACTGCACGCGGCCATTCGTGGCTCGAACATTTGCCCGCCGATTGGCGGCAGGGTTGTTTCGTCGGGCGTATCGCAACTGATGCCGGCCCCTCGCCCATCATGCTGCGCGGGGGGCGCGCCTATGACATGAGCTCGGTTCGTCCGACCGTGTCGATGCTGATCGCCGACCGCGCCTTCGACGGCGGCGTCGATATCGGTGATCCGGCGGCCATTGCCGATGATGCGCTGCTCAGCCCGGTCGATCTTCATGTGATCAAGGCCGCAGGCGTCACCTTTGCCGTGTCCGCGATCGAGCGCGTCATCGAGGAACAGGCTCGCGGCGACCATGCCCGCGCGGCCGAGGTGCGCAAGCGGCTGGAATCCGCGCTTGGCGGCAATCTGCGCAGTGTCGTCCCCGGCTCTCCGCAGGCCGCGCAGCTGAAGGAGGCGCTGATCGCCGACGGCATGTGGTCGCAATATATGGAAGTCGCGATCGGCCCGGACGCGGAAATCTTCACCAAGTCGCCGGTACTCTCGACCGTCGGCTGGGGGGCATCGATCGGCATCCGTTCGGATTCGACCTGGAACAACCCCGAACCGGAAATCGTGCTGATTGCCGATTCCGCTGGCGAAGCGGTCGGCGCGTGCCTCGGCAACGACGTCAATCTGCGCGATTTCGAAGGGCGTTCGGCACTGCTGCTGAGCAAGGCGAAGGACAACAACGCCTCCTGCTCGATGGGTCCGATGATCCGCCTGTTCGACGATGGCTATTCGCTCGACGATGTCCGTGCCGCCGATGTCGCGCTGACGATCGAAGGGACCGACGGCTTCGTGCTCGAAGGCGCAAGCAACATGCGCGAGATTAGCCGCGATCCGGCCGAGCTGTTGCGCCAGGCGTGCAGCGAACATCATTATCCCGACGGTTTCGTCCTGTTCTGCGGCACGCTGTTCGCCCCGACGCAGGACCGCGACGAGCCCGACCGGGGCTTCACGCACAAGATCGGAGACACCGTCACCATTGCGAGCGAGCGGCTCGGTACGCTCGTCAACCCGGTGACGACATCGCGCGACGCGCCTGCATGGCGTTTCGGCATCGCCGATCTGTTCCGCAATCTCGCCGCGCGCGGCCTGATCGCATCATGA